From the genome of Indicator indicator isolate 239-I01 chromosome 17, UM_Iind_1.1, whole genome shotgun sequence, one region includes:
- the CYSLTR1 gene encoding cysteinyl leukotriene receptor 1 has product MSGLPNNLSCQHSIDDFRNRVYSTLYSMISIVGFMGNGVVLYVLIKTYQQRTAFQVYLMNLAVSDFLCVCTLPLRVIYYVHRGNWFFGDFLCRISSYALYVNLYCSIFFMTAMSFFRCIAIVFPVQNIHLVTEKKAKFVCVGIWVFVTLTSAPFLRNGTYQRANKTKCFEPPEDSQKTNMVVILDLIALFLGFIVPFIVITICYTMIIRTLLKNSLRKNQSSRKKAVWMIVIVTLTFLVSFTPYHVLRTVHLHVLRLNTSCKDAIKLQKSVVVTLPLAAANCCFDPLLYFFSGGNFRKKLSTLRKGSSSSLTQAFRKKFSVKEKDEEPFGESHRANGKKAVAPLSGD; this is encoded by the coding sequence ATGTCAGGGCTGCCCAACAACCTGTCGTGTCAGCACTCCATCGATGACTTCCGAAACCGCGTCTACTCGACGCTCTACTCCATGATCAGCATCGTGGGCTTCATGGGCAACGGTGTGGTGCTCTATGTCCTCATCAAAACCTACCAGCAGAGGACAGCCTTCCAGGTCTACTTGATGAACCTGGCTGTGTCTGACTTCCTCTGCGTGTGCACCCTGCCTCTGCGCGTCATCTACTACGTCCACAGGGGCAACTGGTTCTTTGGCGACTTCCTCTGCAGGATCAGCTCCTACGCCCTCTACGTCAACCTGTACTGCAGCATCTTCTTCATGACTGCCATGAGCTTCTTCCGTTGCATAGCCATCGTTTTCCCAGTCCAGAACATCCACTTGGTCACGGAGAAGAAGGCGAAATTTGTCTGTGTTGGCATCTGGGTGTTTGTCACCCTGACGAGCGCTCCCTTCCTGCGGAACGGCACCTACCAGCGCgccaacaagaccaagtgcttcGAACCCCCCGAAGACTCCCAGAAGACAAACATGGTGGTGATCTtggacctcattgccctcttcCTGGGTTTCATTGTTCCCTTCATTGTCATAACCATCTGCTACACCATGATCATAAGGACCTTACTGAAGAACTCCTTGAGGAAGAACCAGAGCAGTCGCAAGAAGGCTGTCTGGATGATCGTCATCGTGACTCTCACCTTCCTGGTGAGCTTCACTCCCTACCACGTCCTGCGTACCGTCCACCTCCACGTGCTGCGGCTCAACACCAGCTGCAAGGACGCCATAAAGCTCCAGAAATCCGTCGTGGTGACCCTCCCCTTAGCAGCTGCCAACTGCTGCTTCGACCCTCTCCTCTATTTCTTCTCAGGAGGCAACTTTCGGAAGAAACTTAGCACCCTTAGGAAAGGTTCTTCCTCCAGCTTAACGCAAGCCTTCAGGAAAAAGTTCTCCGTCAAAGAGAAGGATGAGGAACCCTTTGGAGAAAGCCACAGGGCGAATGGAAAGAAAGCTGTGGCCCCTTTATCAGGGGATTAG